The proteins below are encoded in one region of Scophthalmus maximus strain ysfricsl-2021 chromosome 4, ASM2237912v1, whole genome shotgun sequence:
- the plekhf1 gene encoding pleckstrin homology domain-containing family F member 1: MVHQLMFDPENHERIHAVENSFGPWGKPLSQPGRVLIGQGHLKKQSRRGPQPKVFFLFNDVLVYGSVILRGHWYKNQQIIPLEDIQLEDLEDSVRMKNQWLIRTPRKSFYVAAASHEEKQMWMEHVEDCRFRLLQSGGRTPGSTFAVTWIPDQAAASCMRCSDKFTVTQRRHHCRKCGFVVCSSCSKMRAVVGHIHPTKRMRVCGVCHQGLLGAETEPQGMTRPEEQGTGSDEEGVEEFSEEEEAEEQLEDHYPSSWTDPQMDLWSTYVYFKPEHGKPQKTSPSDIN, encoded by the exons ATGGTTCACCAGCTGATGTTTGACCCGGAAAACCACGAGCGAATCCATGCTGTTGAGAATTCATTCGGGCCGTGGGGGAAGCCCCTCTCCCAGCCGGGCCGGGTTCTCATCGGACAGGGGCACCTGAAGAAGCAGAGCCGTCGGGGGCCACAGCCCAAAgtgttcttcctcttcaacgATGTGCTTGTGTATGGCAGCGTCATTCTGAGGGGCCACTGGTACAAGAACCAGCAGATCATCCCACTTG AGGACATCCAGCTGGAGGACTTGGAGGATAGTGTGAGAATGAAGAACCAGTGGTTGATCCGCACACCGCGCAAGTCCTTCTACGTGGCGGCCGCCTCGCACGAGGAGAAGCAAATGTGGATGGAGCACGTGGAGGACTGCCGGTTCAGACTACTGCAGAGCGGCGGCCGCACACCCGGGTCCACCTTTGCTGTCACCTGGATCCCCGACCAGGCCGCTGCCAGCTGCATGCGCTGCTCCGACAAGTTCACCGTGACCCAGCGCAGGCACCACTGCAGAAAATGTGGCTTTGTGGTCTGCAGCTCGTGCTCCAAGATGCGGGCAGTGGTTGGACACATTCACCCCACCAAGCGAATGAGGGTCTGCGGCGTGTGTCACCAGGGTCTTCTCGGGGCGGAGACAGAGCCCCAGGGGATGACTCGCCCCGAGGAACAGGGGACTGGCTCAGATGAAGAGGGAGTGGAAGAGTtcagtgaagaagaggaggcagaggagcaaCTGGAAGACCATTACCCCAGCAGCTGGACGGACCCCCAGATGGACCTCTGGTCCACCTATGTTTACTTCAAACCAGAGCATGGGAAGCCCCAAAAAACGAGTCCCTCAGACATAAACTAA